One Lysinibacillus sp. OF-1 DNA segment encodes these proteins:
- a CDS encoding ABC transporter permease, with protein MNNFLDNIPTIPLATWVESAMDWLTSNFSAFFNTIQQFGKLLMNQVTDLLISIPAIILILLVVIFAFFVAGKKFGLAAFSLIGLLFIYNQGLWTHLMETTTLVIFSSIISIIIGIPLGILMSKSTIAENIIKPILDFMQTMPGFVYLIPAVAFFGIGIVPGVFASVIFALPPTVRMTNLGIRQVPKELVEAADSYGSKASQKLFKVEIPLAKSTIMAGINQTVMLSLSMVVIASMIGAPGLGREVLTALQRTQVGNGFVAGLGLVIFAIIIDRLTQSFNKKKAL; from the coding sequence ATGAATAATTTTTTAGATAATATTCCAACAATTCCACTAGCTACGTGGGTTGAATCAGCTATGGACTGGTTGACGAGTAATTTTTCAGCGTTCTTTAACACGATTCAACAATTTGGAAAACTACTCATGAATCAGGTCACTGATTTACTAATTAGTATCCCAGCCATTATTCTTATATTACTTGTCGTGATATTTGCCTTCTTTGTAGCTGGTAAAAAATTCGGGCTTGCCGCATTTTCATTAATAGGCTTGCTGTTTATCTATAACCAAGGATTATGGACTCACCTTATGGAGACAACCACGCTTGTAATCTTTTCAAGTATTATATCCATCATCATCGGTATTCCACTTGGTATTCTAATGTCCAAATCAACAATAGCTGAAAACATTATTAAACCAATACTCGATTTCATGCAAACAATGCCTGGCTTTGTGTACCTAATCCCAGCAGTTGCCTTCTTCGGTATCGGGATTGTGCCTGGTGTCTTTGCTTCTGTTATTTTTGCTTTACCCCCAACTGTACGTATGACAAACCTAGGTATTCGTCAGGTACCAAAGGAATTAGTAGAAGCCGCAGACTCTTATGGTAGTAAGGCTAGTCAAAAACTATTTAAAGTAGAAATTCCTCTTGCGAAATCAACGATTATGGCAGGAATTAACCAAACCGTTATGCTATCACTTTCTATGGTAGTTATCGCCTCTATGATTGGGGCTCCAGGTCTAGGACGTGAAGTATTAACAGCCTTACAGCGTACACAAGTTGGGAATGGCTTCGTTGCAGGCTTAGGCTTAGTTATTTTTGCGATTATCATTGACCGTTTAACACAAAGCTTCAATAAAAAGAAAGCTTTATAG
- a CDS encoding PstS family phosphate ABC transporter substrate-binding protein produces MLKFIQIVSVLIGLSVVTLMVALIITLNGSIHLIQLVWTVPVCLFVLFICSVFKWTNTKRRRGWLFGVMGIALLIASIKPIQHYYKMSIPTVDAEIDVSAYQPFTLGNKVIKPDTKASLQLTESLPRLDGATAMYPLYAAFVEATYPKGDYQPDTSRVQVSRTPEAYQNLIAGDVDLIFAAAPSTSQEWQAEKEGLTFDMTPIGREAFVFFVHHKNSVDNVTLEQVKKIYAGEITNWHEVGGENEPIRAFQRPADSGSQTTLEKLMGNTPIMAAPSEDIVSGMGGIIREVSQYRNYKNAMGFTFRYYSTEMVGNQKIKLLSIDGVAPTKETIQNDTYPLVAEFYAITAGTENQNTQKLIEWILSEEGQAIVERVGYVPVENY; encoded by the coding sequence ATGTTAAAGTTTATACAAATCGTATCTGTGTTGATTGGTTTATCAGTAGTGACATTAATGGTTGCATTGATTATCACACTGAATGGCAGCATTCATTTGATACAGTTAGTTTGGACAGTACCTGTTTGTTTATTTGTCCTGTTTATTTGTAGTGTATTTAAATGGACCAACACCAAAAGACGAAGAGGATGGTTATTTGGAGTAATGGGTATTGCCTTATTAATAGCTTCCATCAAACCAATCCAACATTATTATAAAATGAGCATTCCTACTGTTGATGCGGAAATTGATGTATCTGCCTATCAGCCATTTACGCTGGGCAATAAAGTGATAAAGCCTGACACAAAAGCATCCTTACAATTGACCGAGTCATTACCAAGATTAGATGGTGCAACAGCCATGTATCCTTTGTATGCGGCTTTTGTAGAGGCTACTTATCCCAAAGGTGACTATCAGCCAGATACTAGTAGAGTTCAAGTAAGCCGAACACCTGAAGCCTATCAAAATTTAATAGCAGGAGATGTGGATCTTATCTTTGCAGCAGCACCGTCCACCTCACAAGAGTGGCAAGCAGAAAAGGAAGGTCTTACATTTGACATGACACCAATTGGACGTGAAGCATTTGTCTTCTTCGTGCATCATAAAAACAGTGTGGATAATGTAACGCTTGAGCAGGTGAAGAAAATATACGCTGGTGAAATAACCAATTGGCACGAGGTCGGTGGGGAGAATGAGCCAATCCGTGCTTTCCAACGCCCAGCAGATAGTGGAAGTCAAACAACATTAGAAAAATTGATGGGCAATACGCCAATTATGGCGGCGCCTTCTGAAGATATTGTGTCGGGAATGGGAGGAATCATTCGTGAAGTGTCGCAATATCGAAATTATAAAAACGCAATGGGCTTTACGTTTAGATATTATTCTACAGAGATGGTAGGTAATCAAAAAATCAAATTACTATCCATTGACGGAGTAGCCCCAACAAAAGAAACGATTCAAAATGATACATATCCTTTAGTTGCTGAATTTTATGCCATCACAGCCGGAACAGAAAATCAAAATACGCAGAAACTTATTGAATGGATACTTTCTGAGGAAGGGCAAGCGATAGTTGAAAGGGTCGGCTATGTACCAGTGGAAAATTATTAA
- a CDS encoding quaternary amine ABC transporter ATP-binding protein has protein sequence MEKIKIEHVSKVFGKHIPQALELVKQQKSKTDILKETGATVGVYDASFTVNEGEIFVIMGLSGSGKSTLIRLLNRLIEPTSGNIYIDGENISTMGKESLRTVRRNKMSMVFQNFGLFPHRTLLQNTEYGLEVRGISKQERQAKAEQALENAGLLAYKDQYPSQLSGGMQQRVGLARALANDPEILLMDEAFSALDPLIRKEMQDELLDLQQKLKKTILFITHDLNEALRIGDRIAIMKDGSIIQIGTGEEILTNPANDYVKTFVEDVDRSKVLTAENVMVRPVYVNVDLDGPKVALKRMRQEAVSLLMAVDKNRHLKGFITADDALAAAKKHEQTVHSIVQSEVLTVPPDMLLQDILGMIYNSPTPIAVVKDDRLLGVLIRGVVIQALSTSDEEAEAHE, from the coding sequence ATGGAAAAAATTAAAATAGAACACGTATCAAAAGTGTTTGGTAAACATATTCCCCAAGCACTAGAACTCGTTAAACAGCAAAAAAGTAAAACTGATATCTTAAAAGAAACAGGTGCGACTGTTGGTGTATACGATGCAAGCTTTACGGTCAACGAAGGAGAAATCTTCGTGATCATGGGACTGTCAGGAAGTGGTAAATCAACACTTATACGGCTCTTAAACCGCCTTATTGAACCAACGAGCGGAAATATATATATCGATGGAGAAAATATTTCTACTATGGGAAAAGAAAGTCTACGGACTGTCAGAAGAAATAAAATGAGTATGGTTTTTCAAAACTTCGGTTTATTCCCCCATCGCACATTACTTCAAAATACCGAATATGGCCTTGAAGTTCGAGGTATTTCAAAGCAAGAACGCCAAGCAAAAGCGGAACAGGCTCTCGAAAATGCTGGATTACTCGCATACAAAGATCAATACCCAAGTCAATTATCAGGTGGTATGCAGCAGCGTGTTGGGTTAGCACGTGCCCTTGCCAACGATCCTGAAATACTATTAATGGATGAAGCTTTTTCTGCACTGGATCCATTGATCCGTAAAGAAATGCAAGATGAGCTACTTGATCTACAACAAAAATTGAAGAAAACTATTTTATTCATTACACATGATTTAAATGAAGCATTACGTATTGGGGATCGCATCGCCATTATGAAGGATGGTTCAATCATTCAGATTGGTACAGGAGAAGAAATATTAACCAATCCAGCCAATGACTATGTCAAAACATTCGTGGAAGATGTGGACCGTTCGAAAGTATTAACAGCAGAAAACGTTATGGTGCGTCCTGTTTATGTCAATGTAGACCTTGACGGTCCTAAAGTAGCGCTTAAACGTATGCGTCAAGAGGCTGTCAGTTTATTAATGGCTGTTGATAAAAATAGACATTTAAAAGGATTTATTACAGCTGATGATGCACTGGCTGCAGCTAAAAAACACGAACAAACAGTCCATTCTATTGTGCAATCAGAGGTGTTAACTGTTCCGCCAGATATGCTTTTACAGGATATTTTAGGAATGATCTATAATTCACCTACTCCTATTGCAGTTGTCAAAGATGACCGCTTACTGGGTGTTCTGATTAGAGGCGTTGTCATCCAAGCACTGTCAACGAGCGATGAGGAGGCCGAAGCACATGAATAA
- a CDS encoding DUF418 domain-containing protein, with protein sequence MNPSVTQKERIVSLDIIRGLALFGILFINVGAYVVLIEGGPMPDMSGINGIIDSLIDIFIEKKFFSIFSFLFGVGFYIFASRAEARGDKPRKRFARRLLALLLIGIIHIFLFWGSILAIYAVIGFLLLPFYSVKISTISKWLFTIISLHILVILGQMYMPNNAVLSAIYGLLGNDAVAIFIMFLSGFLVAKAGWVGHISEHAQKIKRVLYSTCPFFIGFSLWIWFASQADDQQIQSIIGLGVVPTTYFYLSCLFLLLENKQIAKLLQPIGRVGQMAFTNYLAQSFIGTAIISLMGLQVVSPSEIVIIASITFIIQIIFSVIWFKFFSIGPFEKLWRFMTYGKKTVTKQS encoded by the coding sequence ATGAATCCATCTGTTACACAAAAGGAACGTATCGTTTCCTTAGACATTATTCGAGGATTAGCGTTATTCGGTATTTTATTTATTAATGTAGGTGCCTATGTGGTCCTCATAGAGGGAGGTCCTATGCCTGATATGAGTGGTATCAATGGCATCATTGATTCACTTATTGATATTTTCATTGAAAAGAAATTCTTCTCTATCTTTTCATTTCTGTTTGGCGTTGGCTTTTATATTTTTGCTTCACGTGCAGAAGCTCGTGGGGATAAACCAAGAAAGCGTTTTGCTAGACGTTTATTGGCCCTATTATTGATTGGCATTATTCATATTTTTCTATTTTGGGGTTCCATCTTAGCCATTTATGCGGTGATTGGATTTTTATTGCTACCATTTTACTCTGTCAAGATTTCAACTATTAGTAAATGGTTATTTACCATCATTTCACTTCATATTCTTGTTATCCTAGGTCAAATGTATATGCCAAATAATGCTGTTTTATCAGCTATTTATGGCTTATTAGGAAATGATGCCGTAGCGATTTTTATCATGTTTTTAAGTGGTTTTTTAGTTGCAAAAGCTGGTTGGGTTGGCCATATTAGTGAGCATGCTCAAAAAATAAAAAGAGTGCTTTATAGTACATGTCCATTCTTTATTGGATTTTCTCTATGGATTTGGTTCGCATCACAAGCAGATGACCAACAAATCCAATCCATTATTGGCTTAGGAGTTGTGCCAACAACCTATTTTTATTTAAGCTGTTTATTTTTACTATTAGAAAATAAACAAATAGCGAAGCTGCTTCAACCAATTGGACGTGTAGGACAAATGGCGTTTACAAACTATTTGGCACAAAGCTTTATTGGGACGGCTATCATTTCGTTAATGGGCTTACAAGTCGTTTCACCATCAGAAATAGTAATCATCGCGAGCATTACTTTTATCATTCAAATTATTTTTAGTGTGATTTGGTTTAAATTCTTTTCAATTGGACCATTCGAAAAGCTATGGCGATTTATGACTTACGGCAAAAAAACTGTGACAAAGCAATCATAA
- a CDS encoding GTP cyclohydrolase II: MTITTKVMDLVKDKMTIVKHTNTENICLVGPVNLPVKQGDFSASFQWYNWLTVDANLTKEEIIDGLANANLAFLQQSSVLVYGDFTHSEDALIRMHSICHTGDIFGSQRCDCGYQLHESMKMIAEHGCGAIFYLADHEGRGIGLFSKSLAYLLQEEGLDTVEANHALGFPDDTRSYDEALAVLATLRTKPVTLITNNPKKLAALQARGMAAEGHVPLWGGLTETNRFYLETKVEKSGHMREKQ; this comes from the coding sequence ATGACAATTACGACTAAAGTTATGGACTTAGTGAAGGATAAAATGACAATCGTGAAGCATACAAATACAGAAAATATTTGTCTAGTTGGCCCAGTAAATTTGCCTGTAAAACAAGGCGATTTTTCTGCATCATTTCAATGGTATAACTGGCTAACAGTTGATGCAAATTTAACGAAAGAGGAAATTATTGATGGTTTAGCAAATGCCAATTTAGCATTTTTGCAACAATCATCTGTGCTGGTGTATGGTGATTTTACCCATTCCGAGGATGCTTTAATCCGAATGCATAGTATTTGTCACACTGGTGACATCTTTGGCAGTCAGCGCTGTGATTGTGGCTACCAGTTGCATGAATCCATGAAAATGATCGCAGAGCACGGCTGTGGCGCTATATTTTATTTAGCCGATCATGAAGGTCGTGGCATAGGGTTATTCTCTAAATCTCTTGCTTATTTATTACAAGAGGAAGGGCTAGATACAGTAGAAGCAAATCATGCACTCGGCTTCCCAGATGATACTCGTTCATATGACGAGGCACTTGCGGTATTAGCTACTCTACGCACAAAACCTGTCACACTTATTACAAATAATCCGAAGAAATTGGCTGCTTTACAGGCTCGCGGTATGGCTGCCGAAGGGCATGTTCCATTATGGGGCGGTTTGACAGAGACAAATCGTTTTTATTTAGAAACAAAAGTTGAAAAATCTGGACATATGCGCGAAAAACAATAG
- a CDS encoding glutathionylspermidine synthase family protein has translation MMNHTQQRQAFYSKFSDFFPDFEDLEYALYDVLELPKQQIDQLHYATQILWRIFLKVGKQFKHLSIDQLLALGIRPEMIPYIQLDYLQQQSVLARFDFVCTEEGHIKCLELNGETPFLVQETFEINEALCQHLGYNNPNDTIALQKTLSGALFAAMQYLHNVKKPKVVITGKAAKEDYEEYCQVQFIKRCIPFDIEYVPIQDLIIFTSDTPHIVQGLYTPAMEKIDILFRPAHPVEFLMDDVASDGDRIGLHLLELVKKRQLAIINPPAAYVLQSKILLWLIWERRNDPLLFTAEERVAIQQYMLPTYLSAEPFIRNNFPYVKKPVYSREGNTVEIYAASGQKINASTSTHYDDNLFIFQQYVEMPSMTIQLKEGYQTKKWLIGSFVADNRACGLSCRVGNQITEWDSHWLAVGYRD, from the coding sequence ATGATGAATCATACACAACAACGGCAAGCGTTCTATTCAAAATTCTCAGACTTTTTTCCTGACTTTGAGGATTTAGAGTATGCGTTATATGATGTCTTAGAATTGCCAAAGCAGCAGATCGATCAACTTCACTACGCAACACAAATACTTTGGCGCATCTTTTTAAAAGTAGGGAAACAATTTAAGCATTTGTCGATTGATCAACTTTTAGCGTTAGGGATTCGCCCTGAAATGATACCGTATATTCAATTAGACTATTTACAACAGCAATCTGTTTTGGCGCGATTTGACTTTGTTTGTACAGAGGAGGGCCACATTAAATGTCTAGAGTTGAATGGAGAAACACCGTTCCTTGTACAAGAAACCTTCGAGATAAATGAGGCACTTTGTCAGCATCTTGGCTATAACAATCCAAATGATACAATAGCTTTACAAAAAACATTGTCAGGTGCGCTTTTTGCTGCCATGCAATATTTACATAATGTTAAAAAGCCAAAGGTTGTCATCACGGGTAAAGCAGCCAAAGAGGATTATGAGGAGTATTGCCAGGTACAGTTTATTAAGCGCTGTATTCCTTTTGATATTGAGTATGTACCTATCCAGGATCTCATCATATTTACTAGTGATACACCACATATAGTACAAGGTCTTTATACACCTGCAATGGAGAAAATCGATATATTATTTCGACCTGCACATCCTGTAGAGTTTTTAATGGATGATGTAGCATCAGATGGTGATCGCATTGGGCTGCATTTGTTAGAACTTGTCAAAAAACGACAGTTAGCTATCATTAATCCGCCTGCTGCTTATGTATTACAATCGAAAATCTTATTGTGGTTAATATGGGAGCGGAGAAACGATCCTTTACTCTTTACCGCTGAGGAACGGGTAGCTATTCAGCAATATATGCTACCAACCTATCTTTCAGCTGAGCCGTTTATTCGTAATAATTTTCCTTATGTGAAGAAGCCTGTTTATTCTCGGGAAGGAAATACAGTAGAAATTTACGCAGCAAGTGGGCAGAAAATAAATGCCTCCACATCCACACATTATGATGATAATTTATTTATTTTCCAACAGTATGTGGAGATGCCTAGCATGACAATTCAATTAAAAGAAGGATATCAGACTAAAAAATGGCTAATAGGTTCATTTGTTGCTGACAATCGAGCATGTGGTTTAAGCTGTCGTGTCGGTAATCAAATAACAGAATGGGATTCACATTGGCTAGCTGTGGGTTATAGGGACTAA
- a CDS encoding DMT family transporter encodes MNKQWISVIIAACFEVGWVIGLKHATSVLEWIGTVIAIFISFYLLIKAGEHLPVGTVYAVFVGLGTAGTVCADSLLFGEPWKLAKIICIVVLLAGVVGLKLVTGEPKEQEVNE; translated from the coding sequence ATGAATAAACAATGGATCAGTGTCATTATAGCGGCTTGCTTTGAAGTAGGCTGGGTCATTGGTTTAAAGCATGCAACGAGTGTGCTGGAATGGATTGGGACAGTTATTGCTATATTTATTAGTTTTTATTTACTCATAAAAGCGGGGGAGCATTTACCTGTTGGTACGGTATACGCTGTCTTTGTTGGATTAGGGACAGCGGGGACTGTTTGTGCGGATAGCTTGTTGTTTGGGGAGCCGTGGAAATTAGCCAAAATAATATGTATTGTTGTTTTACTTGCAGGAGTTGTGGGCTTAAAGCTTGTAACGGGAGAGCCGAAGGAACAAGAGGTGAATGAATAA
- a CDS encoding glycine betaine ABC transporter substrate-binding protein translates to MKLKTLSKLGMALGLGLMLAACSGGDTGSSSGKNSDSKEVNLAYVEWDTEIASTNVVGQVLEDLGYDVALTPLDNAIMWEAVSKGEADGMVAAWLPHTHASQYEKYKANLDELGENLAGAKIGLVVPSYMNVNSIEDLTNEADHTITGIEPGAGITAATEKALGEYDNLADWNFITSSSGAMTTSLAKALKNKEEIIVTGWSPHWKFAKYDLKYLEDPKGVYGGEETINTFARKGLKEDLPDVYSVLDNFHWTAEDLESVMLEVMDGKDPKEAAKEWVEANPDKVAEWTKDVKK, encoded by the coding sequence ATGAAACTGAAAACACTATCTAAGTTAGGAATGGCTCTAGGTCTAGGCCTCATGCTTGCTGCATGTAGTGGAGGCGACACAGGGTCAAGCTCTGGTAAAAACAGTGATTCTAAGGAGGTCAACTTAGCCTATGTTGAATGGGATACAGAAATCGCCTCAACGAATGTTGTGGGGCAAGTACTCGAAGATTTAGGCTATGATGTAGCATTAACTCCTTTGGATAATGCGATTATGTGGGAGGCTGTTTCGAAAGGAGAGGCTGATGGAATGGTAGCGGCATGGTTACCACATACACACGCCTCACAATATGAGAAATATAAAGCTAATTTAGATGAGCTTGGCGAAAACCTTGCTGGTGCAAAAATTGGCTTAGTTGTCCCAAGTTATATGAATGTAAATTCTATTGAAGATTTAACAAATGAAGCTGATCATACTATTACAGGTATCGAGCCTGGTGCTGGTATTACTGCTGCTACAGAAAAAGCTTTAGGAGAATATGATAATTTAGCAGATTGGAACTTTATTACATCTTCTTCTGGTGCCATGACAACTTCATTGGCAAAAGCGTTAAAAAATAAAGAAGAAATCATTGTAACTGGTTGGTCACCACACTGGAAATTTGCAAAATATGATCTTAAATACTTAGAAGATCCAAAAGGTGTATATGGTGGCGAAGAAACAATTAATACATTTGCTCGTAAAGGCTTAAAAGAAGATTTACCAGATGTATACTCGGTGCTTGATAACTTCCACTGGACTGCAGAGGATTTAGAAAGTGTCATGCTTGAAGTAATGGATGGCAAAGATCCAAAAGAGGCTGCAAAAGAATGGGTGGAAGCTAATCCAGATAAAGTAGCAGAATGGACAAAAGACGTAAAAAAATAA
- a CDS encoding YbaK/EbsC family protein → MAIEKVRSHLAKWHVEHKIQELEESSATVELAAQALGCEPERIAKSLSFLVNDGAVLIVAAGDAKIDNAKYKAMFGTKAKMLSKDDVETMIGHDVGGVCPFGVNEGVAIYLDESLKRFTTVFPACGSSNSAIEVTISELETYAPYKEWIDVCKGWNE, encoded by the coding sequence ATGGCGATTGAAAAAGTACGTAGTCATTTAGCAAAATGGCATGTTGAGCACAAAATACAAGAGCTGGAAGAAAGCTCAGCGACTGTTGAATTAGCAGCGCAGGCCCTTGGCTGCGAGCCCGAACGCATCGCAAAATCATTATCTTTTCTTGTGAATGATGGCGCGGTATTAATTGTTGCTGCAGGGGATGCTAAAATCGATAATGCAAAATATAAAGCAATGTTTGGTACAAAGGCAAAGATGTTATCCAAAGACGATGTGGAGACGATGATTGGTCATGATGTCGGAGGTGTTTGCCCTTTTGGTGTGAACGAAGGTGTAGCCATTTATTTAGATGAATCTCTGAAACGTTTTACCACTGTTTTTCCTGCATGTGGTAGCAGCAATTCTGCCATTGAGGTAACGATTTCAGAACTCGAAACGTATGCCCCCTATAAAGAATGGATTGATGTCTGTAAAGGCTGGAATGAATAA
- a CDS encoding TrkA C-terminal domain-containing protein, with translation MNLEKNVQVKQPKYQQIAIDLASKIVERKYRIGDKIYARSSLASQYNVSAETARRAIAVLQDLEIVEASKGSGVIIKSYEKAAQFVRQFHDVQSIHEIQNELLTSIQKQHHELINLQDKAKQLISRTEHYRSVNPFIPYQLEMTADSPCIHQTVQTLNFWQNTSSTIVGIRRGNELLLSPGPYVSFEEGDIIYFVGNDESFARVQSFLYPN, from the coding sequence ATGAACTTAGAAAAAAATGTTCAAGTAAAGCAGCCAAAATATCAACAAATAGCCATCGACCTTGCCTCTAAGATCGTAGAAAGAAAATACCGCATTGGCGATAAAATATACGCAAGATCCTCTCTTGCAAGTCAATACAATGTTTCAGCAGAGACTGCGAGAAGAGCCATTGCCGTGTTACAAGACTTAGAAATTGTTGAGGCTTCTAAAGGTAGCGGCGTAATTATTAAATCGTATGAAAAAGCAGCACAATTCGTCAGACAGTTTCATGATGTTCAATCCATTCACGAAATACAAAATGAACTATTGACGAGTATTCAAAAGCAGCATCATGAATTAATTAATTTACAAGACAAGGCAAAGCAGCTCATTAGCCGCACTGAGCATTACCGTTCGGTCAATCCATTCATTCCTTATCAATTAGAAATGACAGCTGATAGTCCATGCATTCATCAAACTGTACAAACCTTAAATTTTTGGCAAAATACATCAAGCACCATTGTCGGTATCCGACGTGGCAATGAATTATTACTATCCCCTGGTCCTTATGTCTCATTTGAGGAAGGTGACATTATTTATTTTGTCGGAAATGATGAAAGCTTCGCCAGAGTTCAAAGCTTTTTATATCCAAATTAA
- a CDS encoding GNAT family N-acetyltransferase, protein MMKIIEAHYPIIKQTIKRAPTFVYSILDQLIEGTVYTDTENLQTLLFQTKSGIYFVAGDSIHTVLDDQLVCCFQQSIEQKKRFTLFSYSEQWNIKIEQLLNDQLRKLERYTFTFDESLYDSREEREIPNFEVMPITRHHIKNAQAFTYAYYDEYWDSTANFLENGFGYCLVQQEQIVSEAVSIFKSNDFAEIDIMTDSNFRGQGLAGRIAHIFIDHCLANQLHLFI, encoded by the coding sequence ATGATGAAAATTATAGAGGCTCATTACCCAATCATTAAACAAACCATTAAAAGAGCCCCGACATTTGTGTATAGTATACTAGATCAATTAATAGAAGGTACGGTCTATACAGACACAGAGAATTTACAAACATTATTATTTCAAACAAAATCAGGAATCTATTTTGTAGCTGGCGATTCAATTCATACGGTACTTGACGATCAGCTTGTCTGTTGTTTTCAACAGTCTATAGAGCAAAAGAAACGTTTTACCTTATTTTCTTATTCAGAACAGTGGAATATTAAAATTGAACAACTGCTAAATGACCAACTTCGAAAATTAGAGCGCTATACCTTTACTTTCGATGAAAGTTTGTATGATTCTAGAGAGGAGCGGGAAATACCCAATTTTGAGGTTATGCCTATTACTCGTCATCATATAAAAAATGCACAGGCGTTTACCTATGCTTACTACGATGAATATTGGGATTCAACAGCTAATTTCCTTGAAAATGGTTTTGGCTATTGCTTAGTGCAGCAAGAGCAAATCGTTAGTGAAGCTGTCTCTATTTTTAAATCAAATGATTTTGCAGAAATTGATATTATGACAGATTCGAATTTTAGGGGGCAAGGATTGGCCGGCAGGATTGCCCACATTTTTATCGATCATTGTCTTGCCAACCAGCTGCATCTATTTATCTAG
- a CDS encoding Parvovirus coat protein VP1-like protein: protein MNRNRKLGFCYPGYRYCGPGCSGPGEPTNAVDSCCKLHDECYARHGSTKFCDELFQQCLRPHMNANHKMARDARLFYRVFELRHRFF from the coding sequence ATGAATAGAAATCGCAAGCTCGGTTTTTGTTATCCTGGTTATCGATACTGTGGACCTGGTTGCTCAGGACCAGGTGAGCCTACGAATGCTGTGGATAGTTGCTGTAAATTGCATGATGAATGCTATGCACGCCATGGTAGCACAAAGTTCTGTGATGAATTGTTTCAACAATGCCTCCGCCCCCATATGAATGCAAATCATAAAATGGCTAGAGATGCCCGTTTGTTTTATCGCGTTTTCGAATTACGTCATCGATTTTTTTAA
- a CDS encoding DMT family transporter, which produces MAWMALVMAGLCEMMGVYMISKYNKTKTIKNLGLLIFAFTLSFAGLAYAMETLPMGTAYAIWTGIGAAGGALLGMLFFNESKDWRRMVCIVLVLGAAIMLKLLS; this is translated from the coding sequence ATGGCATGGATGGCATTAGTTATGGCAGGGTTATGTGAGATGATGGGCGTATATATGATTAGTAAATATAATAAAACAAAGACTATAAAAAATTTAGGGCTGCTGATTTTTGCATTTACCTTAAGTTTTGCGGGTCTTGCTTATGCGATGGAAACATTACCAATGGGTACTGCCTATGCTATTTGGACAGGAATTGGAGCAGCTGGGGGAGCACTACTGGGTATGTTATTTTTTAATGAATCAAAGGACTGGAGACGAATGGTTTGCATTGTACTTGTTTTAGGAGCAGCCATTATGTTGAAGCTATTGTCGTAA